In Ascochyta rabiei chromosome 18, complete sequence, one DNA window encodes the following:
- a CDS encoding Acetoacetate--CoA ligase: MASEYSIPRKLWQHSNPKSTAMWKFMQSANEKRGLNMQTFRELYDWSVGDKRTEFWADMWTASGLIYEGSYSKVVDTSVPMDSIPQWFEGTRLNFAENILYSVSPTDPSRRTTENKGDTKVALTEVREGNTEVRHLSWGELRRKVAVLANTLRVKGVRKGDRVAVVASTSFDTFITFMAVVSLGGLFSSSSTDMGTKGILERLLQIKPVYVFIDDWTVYNGKTLDLRPKIKEIVEGMSNVSEFKGVVTQPRFPGAPASLEGIPRSITLDNFVEAAKGDEELTFERVAFRDPFLIVYSSGTTGVPKCIVHSTGGVLISVTKEGRLHREMSPDSVVLQYTTTGWIMYLVSVQCCLFGSRSVLYDGSPFIPSAQSFLSILEEQRVTDFGTSPRFLQELQKRDIVPKNLFDLSALQSVCTTGMVLSDSQFEWFYDVGFPSTVHLRNISGGTDLAGCFGIENPLEPVYTGGCQGPCLGTKLEVFDSTIEDGPGKAVPYGEPGELVATAFFPNQPVFFWGDESGDRYQNAYYTRFPHVWTHGDFIQIHPITGQVLFLGRADGVLNPSGVRFGSAEIYSVIETYFPEIADSICVGQRRPQDNDESVMLFLNMNDGYEYKEDLVKRIKDKIANERSRRHVPKYVFQTWDIPTTVNLKKVELPVKQIVSGKIIKPSGTLANPESLKYYEQFAKVEEVLQGERKEGASRLKSKL; this comes from the exons ATGGCATCTGAATATAGTATTCCGCGGAAGTTATGGCAGCATTCAAATCCAAAGTCGACTGCGATGTGGAAGTTCATGCAGTCTGCCAACGAAAAGAGAGGTTTAAACATGCAG ACGTTTCGCGAACTGTACGATTGGAGCGTTGGTGATAAACGCACCGAGTTCTGGGCAGATATGTGGACTGCGAGTGGATTGATCTACGAAGGTAGTTACAGCAAG GTAGTTGATACCTCAGTACCTATGGATAGCATACCGCAATGGTTCGAAGGTACACGACTGAACTTCGCCGAGAACATCTTGTACTCTGTTTCACCCACAGACCCTTCGAGACGAACCACTGAGAACAAAGGAGATACCAAAGTTGCTCTGACAGAAGTGCGCGAAGGTAACACAGAGGTACGTCACCTCTCATGGGGCGAGTTGAGACGAAAGGTAGCCGTGCTGGCGAACACTCTTCGTGTGAAAGGCGTAAGGAAGGGCGATAGGGTTGCGGTTGTTGCAAGCACCAGCTTCGATACATTTATCACCTTCATGGCAGTTGTAAGTCTAGGAGGTCTCTTCAGCTCCAGCAGTACCGATATGGGGACCAAAGGCATACTGGAGCGATTGCTGCAGATCAAACCGGTTTACGTCTTCATCGATGACTGGACTGTCTACAATGGCAAGACCTTGGATCTGCGCCCGAAAATTAAAGAAATCGTAGAGGGCATGAGCAATGTCTCCGAGTTCAAGGGAGTCGTAACGCAGCCTCGATTTCCTGGTGCGCCAGCAAGTCTAGAGGGTATTCCACGCAGCATTACTCTGGACAACTTCGTAGAGGCGGCCAAAGGCGATGAGGAGTTGACTTTCGAAAGAGTCGCTTTCAGAGACCCTTTCTTGATCGTGTACTCCAGCGGCACTACTGGTGTTCCTAAATGCATTGTTCACTCTACTGGTGGCGTGTTAATCAGTGTGACTAAAGAGGGTAGACTGCATCGCGAGATGAGTCCTGACAGCGTAGTGTTACAGTACACAACC ACCGGCTGGATCATGTACCTTGTATCTGTGCAATGTTGTCTCTTCGGCAGTCGATCTGTACTGTATGATGGATCGCCCTTCATTCCATCAGCACAGAGTTTCCTGTCCATACTAGAGGAACAACGCGTCACTGATTTTGGAACATCGCCTCGCTTTCTACAAGAGTTGCAAAAACGCGACATCGTTCCAAAGAATTTGTTCGACCTCTCAGCCCTTCAGTCTGTCTGCACCACTGGTATGGTGCTCTCAGACTCACAATTCGAATGGTTCTACGACGTTGGCTTCCCTTCGACAGTCCACCTTCGCAACATTTCCGGCGGAACGGATCTTGCAGGCTGTTTCGGTATTGAAAACCCACTTGAGCCTGTTTATACTGGAGGTTGCCAGGGGCCATGTCTGGGCACAAAACTGGAAGTTTTCGATAGTACTATCGAAGATGGCCCTGGCAAAGCTGTTCCTTATGGTGAGCCGGGTGAGCTCGTTGCGACAGCATTCTTCCCGAATCAGCCTGTATTCTTCTGGGGCGATGAGAGCGGAGATCGGTATCAAAACGCTTACTACACACGCTTTCCGCATGTTTGGACCCACGGCGACTTCATCCAGATCCATCCAATAACCGGACAAGTGTTGTTCCTGGGTCGTGCAGACGGTGTACTGAACCCCAGTGGCGTGCGCTTTGGCTCTGCCGAGATCTACTCCGTGATCGAAACGTATTTTCCTGAAATAGCCGACAGCATTTGTGTTGGACAACGCCGACCGCAGGACAATGACGAAAGCGTGATGCTGTTCTTGAATATGAACGACGGGTACGAGTACAAAGAAGATCTGGTGAAGCGTATCAAGGATAAGATTGCGAATGAGAGAAGTCGGAGACATGTTCCCAAATACGTGTTTCAGACATGGGACATTCCG ACAACCGTcaatctaaagaaggtaGAGTTACCAGTCAAGCAGATAGTGTCTGGTAAGATCATCAAGCCTAGTGGAACACTGGCGAACCCGGAGAGTCTGAAGTATTATGAGCAATTCGCGAAGGTAGAAGAGGTCTTACAGGGAGAAAGAAAGGAAGGCGCATCGCGGCTGAAGAGCAAGCTATAG